Proteins co-encoded in one Halostella limicola genomic window:
- a CDS encoding DegT/DnrJ/EryC1/StrS family aminotransferase: MSSIPIASPDLGEEEQRRVAEVIEDGHVADGPLVRQFESEYAEYCGTDHAVATSNGTTALHTAFEALGIGEGDRVVTTPFSFIASANAIRFAGAEPVFVDVDPETYNLDPHAVEAVARERDVDAILAVHLYGLPAAMDHLREVADDHDLALVEDAAQAHGAEYGGQPVGSLGDAACFSFYPTKNMTTGEGGMITTDREDVAERAARFINHGRTETYEHAEVGHNFRMTSIAAAIGRAQLEKLPDNVEARRSNAATLTDAIEGVPSVTAPTEPAGREHAYHQYTVRCEDRDALRAHLDERGIGTGVYYPLPIHQQPAYADATASAPEAERAADEVLSLPVHQDLDEDDLRRMTDSIHTYNHD; this comes from the coding sequence ATGAGTTCGATTCCGATCGCGTCCCCCGACCTCGGAGAGGAGGAACAGCGCCGCGTCGCGGAGGTAATAGAGGACGGCCACGTCGCGGACGGCCCCCTGGTCCGGCAGTTCGAGTCCGAGTACGCCGAGTACTGCGGGACGGACCACGCCGTCGCCACCTCCAACGGAACCACGGCGCTTCACACCGCGTTCGAGGCGCTGGGGATCGGCGAGGGAGACCGCGTCGTCACGACGCCGTTTTCCTTCATCGCCAGCGCGAACGCGATCAGGTTCGCGGGCGCGGAGCCCGTGTTCGTCGACGTCGACCCCGAGACGTACAACCTCGACCCCCACGCGGTGGAAGCGGTCGCTCGGGAGCGCGACGTCGACGCGATCCTCGCGGTCCACCTCTACGGGCTCCCCGCGGCGATGGACCACCTCAGGGAAGTCGCCGACGACCACGACCTGGCGCTCGTAGAGGACGCCGCACAGGCTCACGGCGCCGAGTACGGCGGGCAGCCCGTCGGCTCGCTCGGCGATGCCGCCTGTTTTTCCTTCTACCCGACGAAGAACATGACGACCGGGGAAGGGGGGATGATCACGACCGACCGGGAGGACGTCGCCGAGCGCGCCGCCCGCTTTATCAACCACGGGCGGACGGAGACGTACGAGCACGCGGAGGTGGGCCACAACTTCCGCATGACAAGCATCGCGGCCGCCATCGGGCGGGCGCAGCTGGAGAAGCTCCCGGACAACGTCGAAGCCCGCCGCTCCAACGCGGCGACGCTCACCGACGCCATCGAGGGGGTCCCGTCGGTGACGGCTCCGACGGAACCGGCGGGTCGCGAGCACGCGTATCATCAGTACACGGTCCGCTGCGAGGACCGGGACGCGTTGCGCGCCCACCTCGATGAGCGGGGGATCGGCACCGGCGTCTACTACCCCCTGCCGATCCACCAGCAACCGGCCTACGCGGACGCGACCGCGAGCGCCCCCGAAGCCGAGCGAGCCGCCGACGAGGTCCTCTCGCTCCCGGTGCATCAGGACCTCGACGAGGACGACCTACGACGCATGACTGACAGCATTCACACGTACAACCATGACTGA
- a CDS encoding glycosyltransferase family 2 protein, whose protein sequence is MYRGKTVGVVVPAYNEEGFVGEVIDTLPEFVDRAYVVDDCSTDGTWAEIQRHAAKANARRRETPFPDGGAGGDRDTGRTVDGEVALDTDVETDGGMEFHPRVVTIRHEENSGVGAAIKTGYARAVDDGLDVTAVMNGDGQMDPDILDRIIEPIVNDEADYAKGNRLISPDHWDGMSRWRLFGNSVLTFLTKVASGYWRMVDPQNGYTAVSLRALDRLDFDAVYDEYGFCNDMLVKLNAHGMRIADVPMEAVYGDEQSDIRYADFIPRLSALLFRDFLWRLKMKYLVYDFHPLVLLYALGVVGGFAGLVLAGLTLTVLDAVVTGGAMSVLLMLFGGTLCTLAMIFDKQHNDKLERGNWSN, encoded by the coding sequence ATGTACAGAGGAAAAACCGTCGGCGTCGTCGTGCCGGCGTACAACGAGGAGGGGTTCGTCGGAGAGGTGATAGACACCCTTCCGGAGTTCGTCGACCGCGCGTACGTGGTCGACGACTGTTCGACCGACGGAACGTGGGCGGAGATCCAGCGCCACGCCGCCAAGGCCAACGCGCGCCGCCGCGAGACGCCGTTCCCCGACGGCGGCGCGGGCGGCGATAGAGACACCGGTCGGACGGTCGACGGCGAGGTCGCGCTCGACACCGACGTCGAGACCGACGGCGGCATGGAGTTTCACCCCCGCGTCGTGACGATCCGCCACGAGGAGAACAGCGGCGTCGGCGCGGCGATAAAGACCGGCTACGCCCGCGCCGTCGACGACGGCCTGGACGTGACGGCCGTGATGAACGGCGACGGCCAGATGGACCCCGACATCCTGGACCGGATCATCGAACCCATCGTCAACGACGAGGCCGACTACGCGAAGGGCAATCGCCTGATCTCCCCCGACCACTGGGACGGGATGTCCCGGTGGCGGCTGTTCGGCAACTCCGTGCTGACCTTCCTCACGAAGGTCGCGAGCGGCTACTGGCGGATGGTCGACCCCCAGAACGGGTACACGGCGGTCTCCCTGCGCGCGCTCGACCGGCTCGACTTCGACGCCGTGTACGACGAGTACGGGTTTTGTAACGACATGCTCGTCAAGCTCAACGCCCACGGCATGCGCATCGCCGACGTCCCCATGGAGGCGGTGTACGGCGACGAGCAGAGCGACATCCGGTACGCGGATTTCATCCCTCGCCTCTCGGCGCTGCTGTTTCGAGACTTCCTGTGGCGGCTGAAGATGAAGTACCTCGTTTACGACTTCCACCCGCTCGTGCTCCTGTACGCGCTCGGCGTCGTCGGCGGATTCGCCGGCCTCGTCCTCGCGGGCCTCACGTTGACGGTCCTGGACGCCGTAGTGACGGGCGGTGCGATGTCGGTACTGCTCATGCTGTTCGGCGGCACCCTCTGCACGCTGGCGATGATCTTCGACAAGCAGCACAACGACAAACTCGAACGCGGAAACTGGAGTAACTGA
- a CDS encoding nucleotide sugar dehydrogenase produces the protein MSRDEATKLYGVDGSIDERRDAFVDGDVPVAVYGLGKMGLPLAVVYAGVTGNVTGVDIDEDVVGRINDGDCPVEGEPRLPELTSAAVNAGAFRASADPPTTAGDASVHVVIVPTTLRNDRHPDLSNLRTAVRDIAAGLDEGDMVVIESTVPPRTCEDVVKPLLVEESGLAADQFGLAFCPERTSSGRALKDIRGAYPKVVGGIDDESTAVAEMIYGELTVNDVVPVSDATTAECVKVFEGVYRDVNIALANELGSFTDELGVDVNEAIEVANTQPFCDIHDPGVGVGGHCIPYYPYFLINELASDAPLLRTAREVNDEMPIFAVRKLVEGLQRAGKHVEDSAVLVLGVTYRAGVAETRKTPALPIAEKLNQFGATVVGVDPMIDDFSEFDMYGASLDSVTDLDLDGAILVTAHEEFDDLDWNAFDDDLVVVDGRDALDLDRTHHHVYTIGSG, from the coding sequence CTGAGCAGGGACGAGGCGACGAAGCTGTACGGCGTCGACGGCTCGATCGACGAGCGCCGCGACGCGTTCGTCGACGGCGACGTGCCGGTCGCCGTGTACGGCCTCGGGAAGATGGGCCTCCCCCTCGCGGTCGTGTACGCCGGCGTGACGGGCAACGTGACCGGCGTCGACATCGACGAGGACGTGGTCGGCCGGATCAACGACGGCGACTGCCCGGTCGAGGGCGAACCCCGTCTCCCGGAGCTCACCTCCGCCGCCGTCAACGCCGGCGCGTTCCGCGCGTCGGCCGACCCGCCGACGACGGCCGGGGACGCGAGCGTGCACGTGGTCATCGTTCCCACGACGCTCCGCAACGACCGGCACCCCGACCTCTCGAACCTCCGGACGGCGGTCCGGGACATCGCCGCCGGTCTCGACGAGGGCGACATGGTCGTCATCGAGTCGACGGTGCCGCCGCGCACCTGCGAGGACGTCGTGAAACCCCTCCTCGTCGAGGAGAGTGGCCTCGCCGCGGACCAGTTCGGGCTGGCCTTTTGCCCCGAGCGGACGTCCAGCGGCCGCGCGCTGAAGGACATCCGTGGGGCGTACCCCAAGGTCGTCGGCGGTATCGACGACGAGAGCACGGCCGTCGCGGAGATGATCTACGGCGAGCTGACGGTCAACGACGTCGTCCCGGTCAGCGACGCCACGACCGCGGAGTGCGTGAAGGTGTTCGAGGGCGTCTACCGCGACGTCAACATCGCGCTCGCGAACGAGCTGGGCAGCTTCACGGACGAGCTGGGCGTCGACGTCAACGAGGCGATCGAGGTCGCCAACACCCAGCCGTTCTGCGACATCCACGACCCGGGGGTCGGGGTCGGCGGGCACTGCATCCCCTACTACCCCTACTTCCTCATCAACGAGCTGGCGAGCGACGCGCCCCTGCTGCGGACGGCGCGGGAGGTCAACGACGAGATGCCGATCTTCGCGGTCCGCAAGCTCGTCGAGGGGCTCCAGCGCGCCGGCAAGCACGTCGAGGACTCCGCGGTGCTCGTCCTCGGTGTCACCTACCGCGCCGGCGTCGCGGAGACCAGGAAGACGCCCGCGCTCCCCATCGCCGAGAAGCTGAACCAGTTCGGCGCGACCGTCGTCGGCGTCGACCCGATGATCGACGACTTCTCGGAGTTCGACATGTACGGAGCGTCGCTGGACTCGGTGACCGACCTCGACCTGGACGGCGCCATCCTCGTGACGGCCCACGAGGAGTTCGACGACCTCGACTGGAACGCGTTCGACGACGACCTCGTCGTCGTCGACGGCCGCGACGCACTGGACCTCGACCGCACCCATCACCACGTCTACACGATCGGTAGTGGATAG
- a CDS encoding alkaline phosphatase family protein, with protein sequence MESRETTGPSTILVGIDAACRGVLDPLIDDGVVPNLAGLLADGASGPLESQIPPWTASAWPSMYTGTNPGKHGVFDFLSFDGYDWGVVNATHVDERPLWSLLDRQDRTSVVVNVPVTHPPEEFDGALVPGYVAPEDPDCHPAGVLDDVREAIGEYRVYPKNADSAEGKREAFADAARSRGEAFRYLVDRFDPEFGFVEFQSTDTVFHDLPGDQEAVRAVYEAVDEQLGAILAECDPDTVVVASDHGMGPYRGHEFRVNEFLRESDDVTAVKGGEGMPTWATVRDGQLKEGQAETDPDSGAMERVMAALAGVGLTSQRIGKALDAVGLADAVAARVPTSMVSAGTEQVDFPSSRAYMRSRIECGVRINLEGREPDGVVPADRYEAVRDDLIDRLSSVRTPDGDPLFDDVARREKYFEGPHADDAVDVVTVPSKFDHFLSAKLRGSQWGEPSEPWNHKRDGIVALAGEGVDESAALGDAHLFDVAPTVLATMGVPADERMDGTVLPAVESAGERSYPEYSRRSTATDDEAVEDRLSNLGYIE encoded by the coding sequence ATGGAGAGTCGGGAAACGACCGGACCATCCACGATCCTCGTCGGGATCGACGCGGCGTGTCGAGGGGTCCTCGACCCGCTGATCGACGACGGGGTCGTGCCGAACCTCGCCGGGCTGCTCGCGGACGGCGCGAGCGGCCCGCTGGAGTCGCAGATCCCGCCGTGGACGGCCAGCGCCTGGCCGTCGATGTACACGGGCACGAACCCGGGGAAACACGGCGTGTTCGATTTCCTCTCGTTCGACGGGTACGACTGGGGGGTAGTCAACGCGACCCACGTCGACGAGCGGCCGCTGTGGAGCCTGCTCGACCGACAGGACCGCACGAGCGTCGTCGTGAACGTCCCGGTGACGCATCCGCCGGAGGAGTTCGACGGCGCGCTCGTCCCCGGGTACGTCGCGCCGGAAGATCCCGACTGTCACCCCGCCGGCGTCCTCGACGACGTGCGGGAGGCGATCGGGGAGTACCGCGTCTACCCGAAGAACGCTGACAGCGCGGAGGGAAAGCGCGAGGCGTTCGCCGACGCCGCGCGGTCCCGCGGCGAGGCGTTCCGCTACCTCGTCGACCGGTTCGACCCGGAGTTCGGCTTCGTCGAGTTCCAGTCGACCGACACCGTGTTCCACGACCTCCCGGGCGACCAGGAGGCCGTCCGGGCGGTGTACGAAGCCGTCGATGAACAGCTCGGCGCGATCCTCGCGGAGTGCGATCCGGACACCGTGGTCGTCGCGAGCGACCACGGCATGGGGCCGTACCGCGGCCACGAGTTCCGCGTGAACGAGTTCCTCCGCGAGAGCGACGACGTGACCGCGGTGAAAGGCGGGGAGGGGATGCCGACCTGGGCCACCGTCCGCGACGGTCAGCTCAAGGAGGGTCAGGCCGAGACCGATCCCGACAGCGGCGCGATGGAGCGCGTCATGGCGGCGCTCGCCGGCGTCGGCCTCACGAGCCAGCGCATCGGGAAAGCGCTGGATGCGGTCGGCCTCGCGGACGCCGTCGCCGCTCGCGTGCCGACGTCGATGGTCAGCGCCGGGACGGAACAGGTCGACTTCCCGTCCTCCCGGGCGTACATGCGCTCCCGCATCGAGTGCGGCGTCCGGATCAACCTCGAAGGGCGGGAGCCGGACGGCGTCGTCCCCGCCGACCGGTACGAGGCCGTCCGCGACGACCTCATCGACCGACTCTCCAGCGTCCGGACGCCCGACGGGGACCCCCTGTTCGACGACGTGGCGCGCCGCGAGAAGTACTTCGAGGGGCCTCACGCCGACGACGCCGTCGACGTGGTGACGGTGCCGTCGAAGTTCGACCACTTCCTCTCCGCGAAGCTCCGCGGGTCGCAGTGGGGCGAGCCGTCGGAGCCCTGGAATCACAAGCGCGACGGCATCGTCGCCCTCGCCGGCGAGGGCGTCGACGAGTCGGCCGCGCTCGGGGACGCCCACCTGTTCGACGTGGCGCCGACGGTGCTCGCCACCATGGGCGTGCCCGCAGACGAGCGGATGGACGGGACGGTCCTCCCGGCGGTGGAGTCGGCCGGAGAGCGCAGCTATCCGGAGTACAGCAGACGATCGACGGCGACGGACGACGAGGCCGTCGAAGACCGCCTCAGCAATCTCGGATACATCGAATAG
- a CDS encoding acyltransferase: MAELVTGDGVHVDDGATVAYEYADDCGPTVLGDDSTVRQGSIVYADVRTGDEFVTGHGVLVREESTFGDDVVVGTDTVIDGRVDVGSHVSIQTGVYVPPETTVGDNVFLGPRAVLTNDPYPVRKDVPLQGPTIEDGASIGANATVLPDVTVGKGSFVAAGAVVDRDVPPDTLAMGVPAEFGPLPDDLEGGNEIA; the protein is encoded by the coding sequence ATGGCCGAGCTCGTAACCGGCGACGGCGTGCACGTCGACGACGGCGCAACCGTCGCCTACGAGTACGCCGACGACTGCGGTCCGACGGTGCTCGGCGACGACTCCACGGTCCGGCAGGGCTCGATCGTCTACGCGGACGTCCGGACGGGCGACGAGTTCGTCACCGGACACGGCGTCCTCGTGCGTGAGGAGTCGACGTTCGGCGACGACGTGGTCGTCGGAACCGACACCGTGATCGACGGCCGGGTCGACGTGGGGTCCCACGTCAGCATCCAGACCGGGGTGTACGTGCCGCCGGAGACCACCGTCGGCGACAACGTCTTCCTCGGGCCGCGGGCGGTGCTGACGAACGACCCGTATCCCGTTCGGAAGGACGTTCCGCTGCAGGGGCCGACCATCGAGGACGGCGCCTCGATCGGCGCGAACGCGACCGTCCTCCCCGACGTCACGGTCGGGAAGGGGTCGTTCGTCGCCGCCGGCGCCGTCGTCGACCGGGACGTCCCGCCGGACACGCTGGCGATGGGAGTGCCCGCGGAGTTCGGTCCGCTCCCGGACGACCTCGAAGGAGGGAACGAGATCGCATGA
- a CDS encoding Gfo/Idh/MocA family protein, translated as MTEIRAGVIGVGSMGRHHARVYRELPNVELFAISDADTDRAEEVADDYDARVLSTEGVLNAVDAVSVTVPTEYHYAVAQDAIDHDTHVLVEKPFVDDPEAGRDLIQSARDADLTLQVGHVERFNPAVRTLQDIVPDLDIIAVDARRLGPPLDRDLGDSVVQDLMIHDIDIVRSLVDDELEAIEAFRAEDDPYVTASLQFEDVVGTLTASRVTQERVRQLSITARECQVNVDYMERTVQIHRHSLPEYVENDGDVRYRNENVIERPTVDNGEPLKKELASFVEAATTDEEPEVSGEDGLRALEIARKIDRKANGRRAAPTEVRH; from the coding sequence ATGACTGAGATCAGAGCAGGAGTTATCGGTGTCGGAAGCATGGGCCGGCACCACGCGCGGGTGTATCGCGAGCTACCGAACGTCGAACTGTTCGCGATCTCCGACGCGGACACGGACCGCGCCGAGGAGGTCGCGGACGATTACGACGCGCGGGTCCTGTCGACCGAGGGCGTGCTGAACGCCGTCGACGCGGTGTCCGTGACGGTGCCGACAGAGTACCACTACGCCGTCGCGCAGGATGCCATCGACCACGACACCCACGTGCTGGTCGAGAAGCCGTTCGTCGACGACCCCGAGGCGGGCCGCGACCTCATCCAGAGCGCTCGCGACGCCGACCTGACCCTACAGGTGGGACACGTCGAACGGTTCAACCCCGCGGTTCGGACGCTGCAGGACATCGTCCCGGATCTGGACATCATCGCGGTCGACGCCCGGCGGCTCGGTCCCCCGCTCGACCGCGATCTCGGCGACAGCGTCGTTCAGGACCTGATGATCCACGACATCGACATCGTGCGGTCGCTCGTCGACGACGAACTGGAAGCGATCGAGGCGTTCCGCGCCGAGGACGACCCCTACGTGACGGCGTCGCTCCAGTTCGAGGACGTCGTCGGCACGCTGACGGCAAGTCGCGTCACCCAGGAGCGGGTCCGCCAGCTCTCGATCACCGCTCGGGAGTGTCAGGTCAACGTCGACTACATGGAGCGGACGGTCCAGATTCACCGCCACTCGCTCCCGGAGTACGTCGAGAACGACGGCGACGTCCGCTACCGGAACGAGAACGTCATCGAGCGCCCGACCGTCGACAACGGCGAGCCCCTCAAGAAGGAACTCGCCTCGTTCGTCGAGGCGGCGACGACGGACGAGGAGCCCGAGGTCAGCGGCGAGGACGGGCTCCGCGCGCTCGAGATCGCCCGGAAGATCGACCGGAAGGCGAACGGGCGCCGCGCGGCGCCGACGGAGGTGCGTCACTGA
- a CDS encoding DUF7344 domain-containing protein: MSQSDTSALSQDVVFDLLSSPRRRFVLYYLRQENEPVELRELADEVAAWENDMDVEELTSQQRKRVYVSLYQTHVPKLDEAGIIEYDQDSGMVSLADRADDLGSYLSSEEETLPWQMYYLAVAVAGAILYSLVAFDVAFFAAVPEFVAGIAIIIAFGLSAVAHYLYNRYHEPEIDADLVSTNR; encoded by the coding sequence ATGTCTCAATCCGACACCAGCGCGCTATCGCAGGACGTCGTGTTCGATCTCCTCAGCAGCCCCAGACGCCGGTTCGTGCTGTACTACCTGCGTCAGGAAAACGAGCCAGTAGAACTGCGGGAACTGGCCGACGAAGTCGCTGCCTGGGAGAACGACATGGACGTCGAGGAACTCACAAGCCAACAGCGAAAACGAGTGTACGTCTCGCTGTATCAAACACACGTACCGAAGCTCGACGAAGCGGGGATCATCGAATACGACCAAGACAGCGGTATGGTCTCGTTGGCCGACCGCGCAGACGACCTGGGATCGTATCTCAGCAGCGAAGAGGAGACGCTCCCGTGGCAGATGTACTACCTCGCGGTCGCCGTCGCCGGCGCGATACTGTACTCGCTCGTCGCGTTCGACGTCGCCTTCTTCGCGGCGGTTCCGGAGTTCGTCGCGGGCATCGCGATCATCATCGCGTTCGGCCTCTCGGCGGTCGCTCACTACCTCTACAACCGGTATCACGAACCGGAGATCGACGCCGATCTGGTGAGTACGAACCGATAG